Part of the Pseudodesulfovibrio mercurii genome is shown below.
AACACCCACCACGCGGCCGTCTGCGGGGCCACGGTGGAGGAGACCAGCGCCCAGTACATCGACATCTCCAAGATCGACGTGGACAGCCTGCTCAGGCAGCGCCGGGAGATCGAGGAGCGCTTCGCCCACCGCACGCGCATCCACTTCCGTCCGGACTTCACCGAGTCCAACCTGCGCTTCTGCGTGTCCGACGCGGCGGGCGAGTTCCCGGGCAGCCGGTGCGAGACCCAGTGGCACACCCTGTTCATCAATCCGGACGGCGAGATCAAGTCCCTGCCCCAGTGCATCCTCGACCCGGTGGGCAACGTCCACGAGAACACCTTCCTGGACATCTGGAACGGGGAGAAGATGCGCGAACAGCGCAAGCTCCTGCGCCAGTACGGGGCCTACTACGGGTGCATGCGCTGCTGGTCCATCTACAACAACATCGAGGACCTGCAGGGCAGCTGGAAGAGCTTCCCGGCCACCGGGACCGAGGACTAGCCATGACCGGATCGACCACCGCCTGCCCGGTCTGCGGCTCCGACCGCTTCGAGACCCTGTTCCCGGACTACCAAGGCCGGTGCGTGACCTCGCAGATGTTCTTCATCGACGGCCTGGGGCTGGAGAACCGCTGCTGCACGGACTGCGGATTCCTGTACAACGCGGCCGGGACCCGAGGCCTGGGCGCGGCGGTCTACAACACCGAGGTGTGGAAACCAAAGCCGCAGATCATGAACTATTCCAAGGGAGTGAAGACGTCGCACCAGAAGGCGTGGGAGACCTTCCTGTCCCTGGCCGATCTGCCGGAGTCCGGGGCCGTCCTGGACGTGGGCGGGGGCACCGGGGCCTTCCTCGAATGTGTCCACCGCGACCGGCCCGGCTGGGAGCTGCACGCCATCGAGCCAGGGGGCGGGTTCGCCGAGCTGTGCGGCCGCGTGCCGCTGGCCTCGGCCCACAACGCGGCCTACGACACCCTGGACCTGGACCGGACCTTCGATTGCGTGGTCTCCCTGTCCGTGCTCGAACACCTCGAAAATCCGCTGCACGCCCTGCGCTGGATGCACGCGCGCCTCAGGCCGGGCGGGCTGCTTCTTTTGCAGTTGCCCGACTTCGACAAGCTGCCCGGCGACCTGGTCTGCGCGGACCACATCAACAAGATGACCGTGCCGTACACCCGCATGCTCGCCCGGTACGCCGGGTTCGAGGAGACGGGGGCGGACACGGGCATGGTCATGTTCTACCTGGTCCTGCGCAAGGGGGAACCGGCCGGGGGGCCCGTTCCCTCCCGGTTCGCCGACAACCTGGCCATCGCGCGCCGGGCCGAGTCCGTGGCCCGGGCGACCATCGAGGCCGTGCGCGCGGCCGTGGACGCGGCGGAGAGCCGGGGCGGCCGGGCGGCGGTCTTCGGGACCTCGCCCATCGGCTCCATGGCCCACCTGCTGCTCGGCTGCCGCGACCGGGTGGCCTGCTTTGTGGACGAGAACAAAAACGCCTGGGGCCGCGACATCGACGGGCTGCCCGTGGTCGGGCCGGAGCGCATGGCGGAGCTGGGCGTGACCGATCTGGCCCTGGGCATCAGCCCGGTCTACTGGGAGACCGTGGCCGGCAAGATGCGCCCCCTGGGCGTGACCGTGCACGTCCCCCAACCCGACCAGCCCGAGGCATGACAATGACCGCCGACACCCTCGACATCCTCTTCGTGCACGTCGACCCGTGCATCCGGGCCGAGAAGGAGGCCTTCGCCCTGGCCAATCGCGGCCACCGCGTGCACCTGCTCTGCCAGGGCCTCAACTTCCAGCCGAACATGCGCGACATCTGCGCCTCGGTGACGCACTACGCCGACCTGGCCGAGCTGGGCGCGCGCATCCGGGCGCGGGACGACTTCGACGTGGTCCACTGCCACAACGAGCCCAACGAGCCCACCGTGGCCGCCCTGGACAACACGGACCGGCCCGTGGTCTACGACTGCCACGACTTCCGGGGGCTGCGCCAGGCTCTGGCCGGGGCCGAGGCCGAGACCGAGCGGCGCTGCTTCGAGGACACGGCCGCCGTGGTCCACGTCAGCCAGGGCATGGCCGAGGTGGCCGCCGGACGGTACGACTCGAACAGGGTCCTGGTCCTGCCGAGCTATCCCATGCTCACGGCCGCGCCCGCCGAACACCTGCCCAAGCTCGACGGCAACCACGTGGTCTACCTGGGCGGGCTGCGCGACCGGGGCTCGATCCACTACGAATACCGCAACTATCTGCCGTTCTTCGAGAAGCTCACTGCGGCCGGGGTCCACGTCCACGCCTACCCGGCGGACTTCAACCCCAGGAACCTGGCCACCTACCTGGCCCTGGACAAGGAAAACGCGTTTTTCCATCTGCACCCGAAGCTGCCCTACGGGGAGCTGCTGCGCGAGATCAGCCGCTACCAGTGGGGGCTGTCCGGCTTCAACTTCATGGACATCACCGATCCGAACACTCTGCTTTTCCTGAACAACGCCCTGCCCAACAAGCTCTTCGACTACCTCCTGGGCGGGGTCTGCCCGGTGGTGGTCAACTGCGAGACCTCCGGGCGCTGGGCCGTGGAGCACGGCCTGGGCTACCACGCGGCCGACGCGGACCAGGTGGTGGACATCGTCCTCCACGAGACGCCCCGGCCCCCCCTGACCGACTTCGGCCGGGTGGACATGCTCGAACAGATCGGCAGGCTGGAAGGATTGTACCGGGAACTGCTGGCCTGACGCGCGGTCGGCTCAGTCCAAGGCGCGGTCCAAGGCGCGGTCAGGACGCCCGGTTAGCGGCCCGCTTGAGGACCGCGAGGACGCGCCGGGCGTGCTCGTCCGGGTCGAAGTGGGCGGCGGCGAAGCGGTGGGCGTTCGCGCCCATGCGCGCGAGCCGGTCCCGGTCGGCCAGGCCGACCATGGCCGTTGCCAGCGCCTCGGCGTCGCCCGGCGGGACCAGCTCCCCGGTCTCGCCCGGCCGGATGAAGACCTCGCTCGTCCCGGCGGCCAGCACGGGCCGCCCCTGGCTCATGGCCTCGATGACGTCCCTGCCCCACGGGTGGCCGGTCAGGTCCGGCCGGAGCACCAGGTGCACGGCGCGCATCTCCGCCTCCGGGTCCACGGCGAACCCCTGAAAACTGACCACGTCCTCCAGTCCCGCGTCCGCGATCATCCGTTCCAGGGAGCGGTACAGCCCGTCGTGGATGCCGATGCGTCCGCCGAACAGGCGCAC
Proteins encoded:
- a CDS encoding methyltransferase domain-containing protein, with translation MTGSTTACPVCGSDRFETLFPDYQGRCVTSQMFFIDGLGLENRCCTDCGFLYNAAGTRGLGAAVYNTEVWKPKPQIMNYSKGVKTSHQKAWETFLSLADLPESGAVLDVGGGTGAFLECVHRDRPGWELHAIEPGGGFAELCGRVPLASAHNAAYDTLDLDRTFDCVVSLSVLEHLENPLHALRWMHARLRPGGLLLLQLPDFDKLPGDLVCADHINKMTVPYTRMLARYAGFEETGADTGMVMFYLVLRKGEPAGGPVPSRFADNLAIARRAESVARATIEAVRAAVDAAESRGGRAAVFGTSPIGSMAHLLLGCRDRVACFVDENKNAWGRDIDGLPVVGPERMAELGVTDLALGISPVYWETVAGKMRPLGVTVHVPQPDQPEA
- a CDS encoding glycosyltransferase; this translates as MTADTLDILFVHVDPCIRAEKEAFALANRGHRVHLLCQGLNFQPNMRDICASVTHYADLAELGARIRARDDFDVVHCHNEPNEPTVAALDNTDRPVVYDCHDFRGLRQALAGAEAETERRCFEDTAAVVHVSQGMAEVAAGRYDSNRVLVLPSYPMLTAAPAEHLPKLDGNHVVYLGGLRDRGSIHYEYRNYLPFFEKLTAAGVHVHAYPADFNPRNLATYLALDKENAFFHLHPKLPYGELLREISRYQWGLSGFNFMDITDPNTLLFLNNALPNKLFDYLLGGVCPVVVNCETSGRWAVEHGLGYHAADADQVVDIVLHETPRPPLTDFGRVDMLEQIGRLEGLYRELLA